One stretch of Pseudomonas sp. NC02 DNA includes these proteins:
- the rnhA gene encoding ribonuclease HI: MTDTVELFTDGACKGNPGPGGWGALLVCKGVEKELWGGEANTTNNRMELMGAIRGLEELKRRCDVLLVTDSQYVMKGINEWMVNWKKRGWKTAAKEPVKNADLWQLLDEQCNRHNITWKWVRGHIGHPGNERADQLANRGVDEVRGYKQS; this comes from the coding sequence ATGACCGATACCGTAGAACTCTTCACCGATGGCGCCTGCAAGGGCAACCCCGGCCCCGGCGGATGGGGCGCCTTGCTGGTGTGCAAGGGCGTGGAGAAGGAACTGTGGGGCGGCGAAGCCAACACCACCAACAACCGCATGGAGCTGATGGGCGCGATCCGTGGCCTGGAAGAGCTCAAGCGCCGTTGCGACGTATTGCTGGTGACCGACTCCCAGTACGTGATGAAGGGCATCAACGAGTGGATGGTCAACTGGAAGAAGCGCGGCTGGAAGACTGCGGCCAAGGAGCCGGTGAAAAACGCCGACCTGTGGCAATTGCTCGATGAGCAATGCAATCGCCACAACATCACCTGGAAATGGGTGCGCGGGCACATCGGCCATCCCGGCAACGAGCGGGCCGACCAACTGGCCAACCGCGGTGTGGATGAAGTGCGCGGCTACAAACAGAGCTGA
- a CDS encoding class I SAM-dependent methyltransferase produces the protein MTDKAFAQADPEWLALIGAAREWLSGPVGQFLLDEERRMLEDELGRFFGGYLVHYGPSAQTPPSAPQVQRNVRLGAPLPGVEIVCEEQAWPLSEHAADVVVMQHGLDFCLSPHGLLREAASSVRPGGHLLIIGINPWSSWGLRHVFAHDGLRQARCISPSRVGDWLNLLGFALEKRRFGCYRPPLASAKWQGRLAGWERRAGAWQLSGGGFYLLVARKIVVGLRPVRQVRREPMGKLVPMPMAKVNRKQSEQ, from the coding sequence ATGACTGATAAAGCGTTCGCCCAGGCCGATCCCGAGTGGCTGGCACTGATCGGTGCCGCCCGTGAATGGCTGTCCGGGCCTGTCGGGCAATTTTTACTGGATGAAGAACGGCGCATGCTCGAAGACGAGCTGGGTCGGTTCTTTGGTGGTTACCTGGTGCATTACGGGCCGTCGGCACAAACCCCGCCGTCGGCACCCCAGGTGCAACGCAATGTGCGCCTGGGGGCGCCGCTGCCGGGGGTTGAAATCGTCTGCGAGGAGCAGGCCTGGCCGTTGAGCGAGCATGCGGCCGATGTGGTGGTGATGCAGCATGGCCTGGATTTCTGCCTGTCGCCCCACGGTTTGCTGCGCGAAGCGGCCAGCAGCGTGCGCCCTGGTGGCCATTTGCTGATCATTGGCATCAACCCCTGGAGCAGTTGGGGCTTGCGCCATGTGTTCGCCCATGACGGGCTGCGCCAGGCGCGCTGCATCTCGCCGTCGCGAGTCGGCGACTGGTTGAACCTGCTGGGCTTTGCGCTGGAGAAACGCCGCTTCGGGTGCTATCGTCCGCCGCTTGCGTCTGCCAAGTGGCAAGGCCGGCTGGCCGGCTGGGAACGCAGGGCCGGTGCCTGGCAATTGTCCGGCGGGGGTTTCTACCTGTTGGTGGCGCGCAAGATCGTCGTTGGCCTGCGCCCGGTGCGCCAGGTGCGTCGCGAGCCGATGGGCAAGCTGGTGCCGATGCCGATGGCCAAGGTCAATCGCAAGCAGAGCGAACAGTAA
- the dnaQ gene encoding DNA polymerase III subunit epsilon, whose product MRSVVLDTETTGMPVTDGHRIIEIGCVELMGRRLTGRHFHVYLQPDRESDEGAIGVHGITNEFLVGKPRFAEVADEFFEFINGAQLIIHNAAFDVGFINNEFALMGQTDRADITRHCSILDTLMMARERHPGQRNSLDALCKRYGVDNSGRELHGALLDSEILADVYLTMTGGQTSLSLAGNASDGNGSAEGSGNRPSEIRRLPADRQPTTIIRASEQDMAEHAARLEAIAKSAGAPALWTQLTQQ is encoded by the coding sequence ATCCGATCTGTTGTACTCGATACCGAAACCACCGGCATGCCGGTGACCGACGGCCACCGGATCATTGAAATCGGCTGTGTCGAACTGATGGGCCGCCGCCTCACCGGCCGGCACTTCCACGTCTACCTGCAACCGGATCGGGAAAGTGACGAAGGCGCCATCGGCGTCCACGGCATCACCAACGAATTCCTGGTGGGCAAGCCACGGTTTGCCGAAGTGGCGGATGAGTTCTTTGAGTTCATCAACGGCGCGCAACTGATCATCCATAACGCGGCGTTCGACGTTGGCTTCATCAACAACGAATTCGCGCTGATGGGGCAGACCGACCGGGCTGATATCACCCGGCACTGCTCGATCCTCGACACCTTGATGATGGCGCGTGAGCGTCACCCGGGCCAGCGCAACAGCCTCGATGCGTTGTGCAAACGCTATGGCGTCGACAACTCCGGCCGTGAACTCCACGGCGCGTTGCTCGACTCCGAGATTCTCGCTGACGTCTACCTCACCATGACCGGTGGCCAGACCAGCCTGTCCCTGGCCGGTAATGCCTCGGACGGCAATGGTTCGGCGGAGGGCTCGGGCAATCGTCCTTCGGAAATCCGCCGCCTGCCAGCGGATCGCCAGCCCACCACGATCATTCGTGCCAGCGAGCAGGACATGGCCGAGCATGCAGCGCGCCTCGAGGCGATCGCCAAGTCTGCCGGCGCACCCGCGTTGTGGACCCAATTGACCCAGCAATAA
- a CDS encoding LysR substrate-binding domain-containing protein has product MSTLDLELLRTFIAVVDHHSFAEAGTHLARTQSSVTQHMQRLEQQVGVSLFEKRGRQKQLTEPGMQLLRHARQMLSLNDDALNSLRESSLSGVLRIGSPHDIADTILPPILSHIARSAPRLRLEIDVGRSPFLMDDLHRGKVDMVISTRADANLEGFALRTSPVWWICSAQYIHSPSEPLPLILVDEPSIYRRYALEALERANIPWRQAYLASNLIGIKAATRAGLGVTPRSMEMLGPDMRVLGENDGLPRMPEVTYYLWIRPNTANPIARKAYDLIRASQGLALG; this is encoded by the coding sequence ATGTCGACCCTCGATCTTGAACTGCTCCGCACCTTTATCGCCGTGGTCGACCACCACAGCTTTGCCGAAGCCGGCACTCACCTTGCACGCACACAATCTTCCGTCACCCAGCATATGCAGCGTCTGGAACAACAAGTGGGCGTCAGCCTGTTTGAAAAACGTGGCCGGCAAAAACAACTGACAGAACCCGGGATGCAACTGTTGCGGCATGCGCGGCAGATGCTCTCGCTGAATGACGATGCACTCAATTCCCTGCGGGAAAGCAGCCTCAGCGGCGTACTGCGTATCGGCTCGCCCCACGACATCGCCGACACCATCCTGCCGCCGATCCTCAGCCACATCGCCCGCTCGGCACCGCGCCTGCGCCTGGAGATCGACGTCGGGCGCAGCCCGTTCCTGATGGATGACCTGCACCGGGGCAAGGTCGACATGGTGATTTCCACCCGCGCCGATGCCAACCTCGAAGGCTTTGCGCTGCGCACCTCGCCGGTGTGGTGGATTTGTTCGGCGCAATACATTCACTCGCCAAGCGAGCCGCTGCCATTGATTCTGGTGGATGAGCCGAGCATTTATCGGCGCTACGCCCTTGAGGCGCTGGAACGGGCGAATATCCCGTGGCGCCAGGCGTACCTGGCATCGAACCTGATCGGTATCAAGGCGGCAACCCGCGCAGGGCTGGGCGTGACCCCGCGAAGCATGGAGATGCTAGGGCCGGATATGCGGGTATTGGGGGAAAACGATGGATTGCCGAGGATGCCGGAGGTGACGTACTACCTGTGGATCCGTCCGAACACGGCGAACCCGATTGCGCGCAAGGCTTATGACTTGATCAGGGCCAGCCAGGGGCTGGCGCTGGGATAA
- a CDS encoding transporter substrate-binding domain-containing protein, which translates to MTLRTLTALGLALCASLAHADATLDKIQQRHAISVGVILSGPPFGTIDPKTGEHLGYNVELAKGLGQALGVETRTVSVLAPNRVQFLQQGKVDVLIANMQYTDERAEILDYVPTPYEEVGGAALIRKGAGITQWADLKGKPVCVSQGSNFIKPLQETYGAQIKAFRSQSESLLSLRGNGCVAAVHVSPTMHALLGDAEWSGYEIPLPGDLIPSKSVIWIRKGEHDTQARLDAIVRDWHRSGWLIALGERTGMAPSQALRDLHEQYSHE; encoded by the coding sequence ATGACATTGAGAACCCTGACTGCCTTGGGCCTGGCACTGTGCGCCAGCCTGGCCCACGCCGACGCCACCCTCGACAAGATCCAGCAACGCCACGCCATCAGCGTCGGCGTGATCCTCAGCGGTCCGCCGTTTGGCACCATCGACCCCAAGACCGGCGAACACCTGGGCTACAACGTCGAACTGGCCAAGGGCCTGGGCCAGGCGCTGGGTGTGGAGACCAGGACCGTTTCGGTACTGGCGCCCAACCGCGTGCAGTTCCTGCAACAGGGCAAGGTCGACGTGCTGATCGCCAACATGCAGTACACCGACGAACGCGCCGAGATTCTCGACTACGTGCCCACGCCCTATGAAGAAGTCGGCGGCGCGGCGTTGATCCGCAAAGGCGCCGGCATCACCCAGTGGGCCGACCTCAAGGGCAAGCCGGTGTGCGTGTCCCAGGGCAGCAACTTCATCAAGCCGTTGCAGGAAACCTACGGCGCGCAGATCAAGGCGTTCCGCAGCCAGTCCGAATCCCTGCTGTCGTTGCGCGGCAATGGCTGTGTGGCGGCGGTGCACGTCAGCCCGACCATGCACGCGCTGCTCGGCGATGCCGAATGGTCCGGCTACGAGATCCCGTTGCCGGGGGATTTGATCCCGTCCAAATCCGTGATCTGGATCCGTAAAGGCGAACACGACACCCAGGCCAGGCTCGACGCCATCGTGCGCGACTGGCATCGCAGCGGCTGGTTGATCGCCCTCGGCGAACGTACCGGCATGGCTCCGTCCCAAGCCCTGCGTGATCTGCACGAGCAGTACAGCCATGAGTGA
- the gloB gene encoding hydroxyacylglutathione hydrolase — translation MIQISALPAFTDNYIWLLQDQPNKRCAVVDPGDAAPVLAWLQQHPEWTLSDILVTHHHHDHVGGVEQLKSVSGATVYGPANEKIPARDVALQDNDRINVLGWDFEVFAVPGHTLGHIAFYHEGVLFCGDTLFAAGCGRLFEGTPQQMHTSLERLAALPANTLVYCTHEYTQSNLKFAQAVEPHNADIAERVENVRQLRANGQITLPSTLALEKRTNPFLRTSETSVKEKADERNGRDNRAGSEVFASLRSWKDTF, via the coding sequence ATGATACAGATCAGTGCCCTGCCCGCCTTCACCGATAACTACATCTGGTTGTTACAGGATCAGCCGAACAAGCGCTGCGCGGTGGTCGATCCCGGTGATGCCGCGCCCGTGCTGGCCTGGCTCCAGCAGCATCCCGAGTGGACCCTCAGCGACATCCTGGTGACTCACCATCACCATGATCATGTCGGCGGCGTCGAGCAACTTAAAAGTGTTTCAGGCGCCACGGTCTACGGCCCGGCAAATGAAAAGATCCCGGCGCGGGACGTGGCACTCCAGGATAACGACCGCATCAACGTGCTGGGTTGGGACTTCGAGGTGTTTGCCGTACCCGGCCATACCCTGGGGCACATCGCCTTTTATCACGAGGGCGTGCTGTTCTGTGGCGACACCCTCTTCGCCGCCGGTTGTGGCCGCCTGTTCGAAGGCACCCCGCAGCAAATGCACACCTCACTGGAGCGCCTGGCGGCCTTGCCGGCCAACACGCTGGTGTACTGCACCCACGAATACACACAAAGTAACCTGAAATTCGCCCAGGCCGTGGAACCGCATAACGCGGATATCGCCGAACGGGTGGAGAACGTGCGGCAACTGCGGGCGAACGGCCAGATAACATTGCCTTCGACTTTGGCCCTGGAAAAACGCACTAACCCTTTTCTGCGGACCTCTGAAACATCCGTTAAAGAAAAAGCGGACGAACGGAATGGCCGCGATAACCGGGCCGGGAGTGAGGTGTTTGCTAGCTTGAGGTCGTGGAAAGATACGTTCTAA
- a CDS encoding transporter substrate-binding domain-containing protein encodes MGFVRAAVKRRLPVVLGALIALGGSAVAQADATLEKIQQRHVLVVGVLLSGGPFGGIDPTTQKPRGLNVDLANELGRQLGAEVQLVPVLPANRVQFLQQGKVDLLIANMEWTAERGEILGFVPTPFYKIGGTAAVLKDSKITRWEDLKDQPVCTSQGSSYVKPLTELGAQIKAFKSSSESLLALRGNNCVAAVHDSTLVNPLINDSAEWKDYRTLSPELNPAPSVIWTRRGESDTQAKLDPIVKDLHRSGWLIEAQTRNHITPASPALVELQKQFKGA; translated from the coding sequence ATGGGGTTTGTGCGCGCGGCGGTAAAACGAAGGTTGCCTGTGGTCCTGGGCGCGTTGATCGCCCTGGGCGGCAGCGCAGTGGCTCAGGCCGATGCGACCCTGGAAAAGATCCAGCAGCGCCATGTGCTGGTGGTCGGCGTGCTGCTGTCTGGCGGGCCGTTTGGCGGCATCGACCCCACCACCCAGAAGCCCAGGGGCTTGAACGTCGACCTGGCCAACGAGCTGGGTCGTCAGTTGGGCGCCGAGGTGCAGCTGGTGCCGGTATTGCCGGCCAACCGTGTGCAGTTCCTGCAACAGGGCAAGGTCGACCTGCTGATCGCCAATATGGAATGGACCGCCGAGCGTGGCGAGATCCTCGGGTTCGTGCCGACGCCGTTCTACAAGATCGGCGGCACTGCTGCCGTACTCAAGGACAGCAAGATCACTCGCTGGGAAGATCTCAAGGACCAGCCGGTGTGCACCTCCCAGGGCAGCAGCTACGTCAAGCCGTTGACCGAACTGGGCGCGCAGATCAAGGCCTTCAAGAGCTCTTCGGAATCCCTGCTGGCCCTGCGCGGCAACAACTGCGTCGCCGCGGTGCATGACTCCACCCTGGTCAACCCGCTGATCAACGACAGCGCCGAATGGAAGGATTACCGCACCCTCAGTCCCGAGCTGAACCCGGCGCCATCGGTAATCTGGACCCGCCGTGGCGAGAGCGACACCCAGGCCAAACTCGACCCCATCGTCAAGGACCTGCACCGCAGCGGCTGGCTGATCGAAGCCCAGACCCGCAACCACATCACCCCGGCGTCCCCGGCGCTGGTGGAGTTGCAAAAACAGTTCAAGGGCGCCTGA
- a CDS encoding lytic transglycosylase domain-containing protein: protein MSSSIRKTNHSDALTRLAQAVAVAVSATLAGCQSTHFAAQSTVQPKPNLTAKIKQKPLWLSEKPSPEVPQDVWERMRRGFQLQDGLGVNPRIEQQRLWFASNPSFLENAGERGSLYIHYIVERLEERNMPLELALLPVIESAYNPMAYSRSDAVGLWQFVPATGRYFNLRQTRAYDGRRDITASTTAALDYLTRLHDMFNGDWLLALAAYNAGEGTVSRAIERNEKLGLPTDYWNLPLPQETKDYVPKFLALSQVVLAPEAYGVNLNPIANTPYFEVVEIKTSMDLSRVAALAEIDEDELFQLNPALKQRTTLDGPQHLLVPTSKAQLLASSLSAMKPEELLSMRPKKPVFDDVEHKAIAGRTRNYKVRSGDNLTLIAKANKVDVHDLQRWNKLNGQALKVGQTLVMQDTRKLVAKADSKKPVQYKVKKGDSLYIVAKRFNVEMQHLKRWNPRTGQALKPGQMLVVSGPR, encoded by the coding sequence ATGTCGTCATCTATTCGTAAAACCAACCATTCAGACGCATTGACCCGCCTGGCTCAAGCCGTGGCGGTGGCTGTGTCCGCTACTCTGGCGGGCTGCCAATCGACCCATTTTGCCGCACAATCCACCGTGCAACCCAAGCCAAACCTTACCGCCAAGATCAAGCAAAAACCCCTTTGGCTATCAGAGAAGCCAAGCCCGGAAGTGCCCCAGGATGTCTGGGAACGCATGCGCCGGGGCTTTCAATTGCAGGACGGGTTAGGCGTCAACCCGCGCATTGAACAGCAACGATTGTGGTTTGCCAGCAACCCATCCTTCCTCGAGAACGCCGGCGAACGCGGCAGCCTCTACATTCATTACATCGTCGAACGCCTTGAAGAACGCAACATGCCGCTGGAGCTGGCGCTGCTGCCAGTGATTGAAAGTGCCTACAACCCAATGGCCTATTCCCGCAGCGATGCGGTCGGCCTGTGGCAGTTCGTTCCCGCCACCGGGCGCTATTTCAACCTGCGCCAGACCCGCGCCTACGACGGCCGCCGCGACATCACCGCCTCCACCACCGCCGCCCTCGACTACCTGACGCGCCTGCATGACATGTTCAACGGCGACTGGTTGCTGGCCCTGGCGGCTTACAACGCCGGTGAGGGCACGGTCAGCCGGGCCATCGAGCGTAACGAGAAGCTCGGTTTGCCGACGGACTACTGGAACCTGCCTCTGCCCCAGGAAACCAAGGACTACGTGCCCAAGTTCCTGGCGCTGTCCCAGGTGGTGCTGGCCCCCGAGGCGTATGGCGTCAACTTGAACCCGATCGCCAACACGCCGTACTTCGAAGTGGTAGAAATCAAGACCAGCATGGACCTGTCACGGGTCGCCGCGCTGGCCGAGATTGACGAAGACGAACTGTTCCAGCTCAACCCGGCCTTGAAACAGCGCACCACCCTGGACGGCCCGCAGCATTTGCTGGTGCCGACGTCCAAGGCGCAGTTGCTGGCCAGCAGCCTTTCGGCGATGAAGCCCGAAGAATTGCTGAGCATGCGCCCGAAAAAGCCGGTGTTCGACGACGTTGAGCACAAGGCCATTGCCGGTCGCACCCGCAACTACAAGGTGCGCAGCGGCGACAACCTGACGCTGATCGCCAAGGCCAACAAGGTCGATGTACATGACCTGCAGCGCTGGAACAAGCTCAACGGGCAGGCGCTCAAGGTCGGCCAGACCCTGGTAATGCAGGACACCCGCAAGCTGGTGGCCAAGGCCGACAGCAAGAAGCCGGTGCAGTACAAGGTCAAGAAAGGCGATTCGCTGTACATCGTCGCCAAACGCTTCAACGTCGAGATGCAACATCTCAAGCGCTGGAACCCACGCACTGGCCAGGCCCTGAAACCTGGGCAGATGCTGGTGGTTTCCGGGCCGCGCTAA